From a region of the Sminthopsis crassicaudata isolate SCR6 chromosome 6, ASM4859323v1, whole genome shotgun sequence genome:
- the LOC141547469 gene encoding olfactory receptor 10AG1-like: MARENYTIVMEFILLGFSVGPKFQVILFVVFLIIYMNILMGNGLIIAITKTDPTLQTPMYFFLGNFSFLEICYTSVILPNLLINFWSHNKSISFLDCAVQLCFFLILGSTECFLLAVMAYDRYVAICNPLNYPLIMNHKFCTQLVVVSWISGIPISIVLTYQVFSLSFCGSNKLNHVFCDIPPLLKLACGDTITTEFSVYILAVLFGMVSFLLILWSYIKIITLILKLPSATGRRKAFSTCFSHFIVVSLFYGSIAIMYLSPKTSHSEENDKVLSLFYTILTPMFNPIIYSLRNKDVIAALRKILVKN; encoded by the coding sequence ATGGCAAGAGAAAATTATACCATTGTCATGGAATTCATACTTCTAGGGTTTTCTGTTGGTCCTAAATTCCAAGTGATTCTGTTTGTAGTTTTTTTAATCATATACATGAATATCCTGATGGGAAATGGTCTTATCATTGCAATAACCAAGACTGATCCAACTCTGCAAACAcccatgtattttttccttgggaatttttcctttttagaaatctgCTATACATCAGTCATACTTCCCAACCTGTTAATAAATTTTTGGTCCCACAACAAAAGTATTTCTTTCCTGGACTGTGCTGTACAACTTTGCTTCTTCTTAATTCTTGGAAGCACAGAATGCTTCCTTTTGGCTGTCATGGCATATGATCGCTATGTGGCCATTTGTAACCCACTGAACTATCCTCTCATCATGAATCACAAATTTTGTACACAATTAGTAGTTGTGTCCTGGATCAGTGGGATCCCGATTTCAATAGTCCTGACATATCAGgttttctctttatccttttgTGGCTCAAACAAACTCAATCATGTTTTCTGTGACATTCCTCCATTACTGAAATTAGCATGTGGGGACACAATCACCACTGAGTTTTCTGTCTATATTCTAGCTGTGTTATTCGGCATGGTTTCCTTTTTGCTGATCCTGTGGTCCTACATTAAAATCATTACCCTGATATTGAAGCTCCCATCAGCCACAGGTAGACGCAAAGCATTTTCCACTTGCTTTTCTCACTTTATAGTTGTGAGTTTATTCTATGGGTCTATTGCCATTATGTATTTGAGTCCCAAAACTAGCCAttcagaagaaaatgacaaagtcctctctcttttctataCCATTTTAACACCAATGTTTAATCCTATTATATATAGCCTAAGGAACAAGGATGTCATTGCTGCACTAAGAAAAATATTGGTGAAAAACTAG